The Leptospira mtsangambouensis genomic sequence CTGTCTTATCCTTTCTTAGAATACTGTGCCTGAAGCTCTTTTAAAGCGCTTTCAGAGATTACTAAATTGTTATTATAGAGGATGTCTCGGCAAACGACTCGTTTGCTGTTCACATATTTGAGGTTCTCTATATTGCGAGTGGATTTTTTGAGGAATTGGTTTTCACCAGCTACCACAAAACCCACGTTACCCTTCTCTGCAATGTCCATGTTCTTCAAAATGTTGTAGATGGACTTTGTAGAGTAAGAAGAAGGTTCTACGTCTTCTATGATCGCGATTCTGTTTTCTTCTGCCTTTTTGTTAAGGATGGAGAGAACAGCCTTTTTCTTAACGCTGCGTGACAAGTTAGAGGAATAATCTCTTGGTTTTGGTCCATGAATGATACCACCACCAACGAAATGTGGAGCTCTGATGGATCCTTGTCTTGCACGACCAGTTCCTTTTTGAGCCCAAGGTTTAATTCCCCCACCGCGAACTTCGGAACGATCTTTTGTAGAGTGTGTTCCTTGTCTATTGTTCGCATTTTCAGCTTTAACCGCATCATAGATGGCTCCAAGCGAAATGCCGGTAGCAAATAATTCTGCCGGAAGTTCAACTTCGCTTACGAATACGCCTTCTTTATTGTATTTACGCGCTTTCATGTTCTACCTATCTATTTATCCGATTTTTTCTATCGTAACGATACCGCGTTCTCTTCCTGGAACCGGACCGGATACAAATACCAAGTTGGCGTCTGCATCAATTTTTACTACTTTCAGGTTTCGAACAGTGCTCTGCTCAGAACCCATTCTTCCGCCCATTTTTAAACCCTTGAACACACGTCCAGGAGTTGTATTGGAACCAATCGAACCAGGATGTCTTTGGAAACGAGAACCGTGTCCAGCAGGACCACCAGCAAAACCGTGGCGCTTCACAACACCTTGAGTTCCTTTTCCTTTAGAAGTTCCGGTTACTTTCACCGTGTCGTTCAAAGCAAACACATCAGCGAGTTTTACCTCAGCACCAACTGCTACATCTTCAAAACCTTTGAATTCAATCAGAGTTTTCTTTGGAGTGGCAATGTTTGCTTTTTTGATATGTCCAGCTTCAGCCTTCGTCATGTGTTTTTCCTTGGCATCACCAAATGCTAATTGAACGGCTTCGTAGCCGTCGTTTGCAGATGTTTTTACCTGGGACACAAAACAAGGACCCAC encodes the following:
- the rplD gene encoding 50S ribosomal protein L4 gives rise to the protein MKARKYNKEGVFVSEVELPAELFATGISLGAIYDAVKAENANNRQGTHSTKDRSEVRGGGIKPWAQKGTGRARQGSIRAPHFVGGGIIHGPKPRDYSSNLSRSVKKKAVLSILNKKAEENRIAIIEDVEPSSYSTKSIYNILKNMDIAEKGNVGFVVAGENQFLKKSTRNIENLKYVNSKRVVCRDILYNNNLVISESALKELQAQYSKKG
- the rplC gene encoding 50S ribosomal protein L3; its protein translation is MAKGLIGEKLGMAHIFNNEGKMVTVTVLRVGPCFVSQVKTSANDGYEAVQLAFGDAKEKHMTKAEAGHIKKANIATPKKTLIEFKGFEDVAVGAEVKLADVFALNDTVKVTGTSKGKGTQGVVKRHGFAGGPAGHGSRFQRHPGSIGSNTTPGRVFKGLKMGGRMGSEQSTVRNLKVVKIDADANLVFVSGPVPGRERGIVTIEKIG